From a region of the Fischerella sp. JS2 genome:
- a CDS encoding glycosyltransferase: MNINQPNSLLPVPSGTLQISESPSQELVWFSLIIPTYNEAANIEKIIQRLTQLLDERIPGNYELIVVDDNSPDDTWVIAQSLMQQYPQLQVMRRQDERGLSSAVIRGWQVAKGTILGVIDGDLQHPPHVLLQLLDAIAKGSDLAVASRHIDGGGVSSWSLIRRFLSRGAQVLGLVILPSVVGRVSDPMSGYFLVRRHSIANVTLNPVGYKILLEVIGRGQIKQIAEVGYVFCERKQGESKVTWKQYLEYIHHLLRLRLSTGYIGRFSQNFPVGRFVRFGLVGLSGVFVDMAVLYLLSDPTTLGLPLTRSKILAGEIAIFNNFLWNDAWTFADVAMQQNSWRQRCKRFFKFNIICLAGLVLNVLVLNLVFNFMIHNRYVANLIAIAIATVWNFWVNLKLSWRVTQVK, encoded by the coding sequence ATGAATATAAATCAACCCAATTCATTGTTACCAGTTCCATCAGGGACATTACAGATATCAGAATCACCTTCTCAAGAATTAGTATGGTTTTCGTTGATTATTCCAACTTACAACGAAGCTGCTAACATCGAAAAAATCATCCAAAGATTAACTCAATTGTTGGATGAGCGGATTCCTGGAAACTACGAATTGATAGTAGTAGACGATAATAGTCCTGATGATACATGGGTAATAGCACAATCTTTGATGCAACAATACCCGCAATTACAAGTTATGCGGCGTCAGGATGAAAGAGGTCTTTCCTCAGCAGTGATTCGGGGTTGGCAAGTAGCAAAAGGAACTATTTTAGGGGTGATAGATGGCGACTTACAACATCCACCCCATGTGCTTTTACAACTATTAGATGCAATTGCCAAAGGGTCAGATTTAGCAGTCGCCAGTAGGCACATAGATGGTGGGGGAGTCTCCAGTTGGAGTTTGATTAGGCGTTTTTTGTCTCGTGGCGCTCAAGTGTTAGGATTAGTTATTCTGCCCAGTGTAGTTGGTCGAGTTTCAGACCCAATGAGCGGTTATTTTCTAGTGCGTCGCCACAGCATAGCAAATGTCACTCTCAATCCCGTAGGATACAAAATATTGCTGGAGGTGATCGGGCGTGGTCAAATTAAGCAAATAGCTGAAGTTGGTTACGTTTTTTGCGAGCGCAAACAGGGTGAGAGTAAAGTTACTTGGAAGCAATATCTAGAATACATTCATCATTTATTGCGGTTACGGCTTTCCACTGGATACATCGGGAGATTTAGTCAAAACTTCCCAGTTGGTCGATTTGTCCGTTTTGGTTTGGTGGGACTGAGTGGAGTGTTTGTAGATATGGCGGTACTTTACTTACTCAGCGACCCAACTACCTTAGGATTACCCCTAACTCGCAGTAAAATTCTTGCTGGTGAAATTGCGATTTTTAATAATTTCTTGTGGAATGATGCTTGGACTTTTGCAGATGTGGCGATGCAACAGAACTCATGGCGTCAGCGCTGCAAGCGGTTTTTCAAATTCAACATTATTTGTTTGGCGGGGTTGGTGTTGAATGTGTTGGTGTTAAATTTAGTGTTTAATTTCATGATTCACAACCGCTATGTTGCTAACTTGATTGCGATCGCTATTGCTACTGTTTGGAATTTTTGGGTAAACCTCAAACTCAGTTGGCGTGTTACCCAAGTTAAATAA
- the cofH gene encoding 7,8-didemethyl-8-hydroxy-5-deazariboflavin synthase subunit CofH: MIDSTVEMILDRALMGYDLLPEQGLVLLQQSDASSIAAICATADKLRHHQAGDTVTYVINRNINFTNICEQHCSFCAFRRDAGDEGAYWLDWTTILAKTKDAVKRGATEICMQGGLNPAAQINGKSLFYYLKLVKTIKQEFPHLHLHAFSPQEVQFIARIDGLSYAEVIAALRDAGVGSMPGTAAEVLDDEVRRILCPEKIDTATWLEIVSTAHKLGLHTTSTMLSGHIENPIQQIQHLEKLRSLQKTAINQEYPAHFTEFILLPFVGQEAPKPLRRRVGRNQPVLKDALLLTAVARIFLGNWIPNHQPSWVKLGLSGAIAALNWGCNDIGGTLMEEHITTMAGAIGGTCMEVETLQSAIASLGRPYQQRDTLYHKVSC, from the coding sequence GTGATAGATAGTACAGTAGAAATGATTCTTGATCGTGCCTTGATGGGGTACGACTTACTTCCTGAACAAGGATTGGTATTGTTACAACAATCTGATGCAAGCTCAATTGCTGCGATTTGCGCGACAGCAGACAAACTGCGCCACCATCAAGCAGGCGACACAGTTACCTACGTTATTAATCGTAATATCAACTTTACTAATATTTGCGAACAGCACTGTAGTTTCTGCGCTTTTCGACGAGATGCAGGTGACGAAGGTGCTTATTGGTTAGATTGGACAACAATTTTGGCAAAAACAAAAGATGCTGTCAAGCGAGGTGCAACAGAAATTTGTATGCAAGGTGGGTTAAATCCAGCAGCACAAATTAACGGTAAATCTTTGTTTTATTACCTCAAATTAGTAAAAACTATCAAACAAGAATTTCCTCATCTGCACCTACACGCTTTTTCTCCCCAAGAAGTACAATTCATCGCTAGAATCGATGGACTTAGTTATGCTGAGGTAATCGCTGCTTTACGAGATGCTGGTGTGGGTTCAATGCCAGGAACAGCAGCTGAAGTATTAGATGATGAAGTACGGCGCATCCTGTGTCCTGAAAAAATTGACACAGCAACTTGGTTAGAAATTGTCAGTACAGCTCATAAATTGGGTTTACATACTACTAGCACTATGCTGTCAGGACATATAGAGAACCCAATACAACAGATTCAGCATTTAGAAAAATTGCGATCGCTCCAAAAAACTGCCATTAACCAAGAATATCCAGCTCATTTTACTGAGTTTATTCTACTACCATTTGTCGGGCAAGAAGCACCCAAACCCCTACGACGCCGCGTTGGTCGCAACCAGCCTGTGTTAAAAGACGCACTTCTACTTACCGCCGTCGCTAGAATTTTTTTAGGAAACTGGATTCCCAACCATCAACCAAGTTGGGTCAAATTAGGACTTTCAGGAGCAATTGCAGCTCTAAATTGGGGTTGTAACGATATTGGTGGTACATTAATGGAAGAACACATAACCACAATGGCAGGAGCGATTGGGGGTACATGCATGGAAGTTGAAACCTTGCAAAGTGCGATCGCTTCTCTAGGTAGACCTTACCAACAACGCGATACTCTTTATCATAAAGTTAGTTGTTAG
- the psb27 gene encoding photosystem II protein Psb27, which translates to MKRYWSRLLALVLVVAIGLMGCSGSPDGLSGDYRQDTLTVLNTLRHTLELPDDSPEKAAAQAQARQQINTFAARYQRDNSVTGLGSFTTMRTALNSLAGHYSSYPNRPVPKKLKDRLEMEFKQVEMSLQRGA; encoded by the coding sequence ATGAAGCGCTATTGGTCACGTCTGCTTGCTCTGGTCTTAGTTGTAGCTATTGGCCTAATGGGTTGTTCCGGTAGTCCAGATGGTTTGTCTGGCGACTATCGCCAGGACACATTGACTGTACTCAATACTTTAAGACATACCCTAGAGTTACCAGACGATTCACCAGAAAAAGCAGCAGCGCAAGCACAAGCGCGTCAACAAATAAATACTTTTGCAGCTCGTTATCAACGGGATAATTCTGTAACAGGTTTGGGTTCTTTTACAACCATGCGAACTGCCCTCAATTCCCTTGCTGGACACTACAGTTCTTATCCCAATCGTCCTGTACCGAAAAAGCTTAAGGATCGTCTAGAAATGGAGTTTAAACAGGTCGAGATGTCATTACAGCGTGGTGCATAA
- a CDS encoding family 10 glycosylhydrolase translates to MFNRPLNIAKSIFFWRRLFAAIVSSSLLTPYFVNQPAQAQEVNQYCQISAAQAQAKEKLRLSALQGDQQAQNQYQELVRQHKQTVQECRNRNWPQVQAIWLRVYPCDIQPGEIDRIMDRIVNRGYNQVYLEAFYDGQVLLPAASNSTVWPSVIRTPGAENTDLLLRAIQKGQERGLKVYAWMFTTNFGYTYAQRRDREGVIARNGKGQTSLYVVDDGSQVFIDPYNLQAKRDYYQMVQEILRRRPDGILFDYVRYPRQAGADSIATKVTDLWLYSEATQQALFQRAQNNKGLELIRRFLSKGYVTAGDISEIDKLYPQEGEPMWQGRTPPPPIEPPSPIAQKAIAAVIPPIQRQPILQSELWQLSVAHAMQGILDFVNLAAYPAQKLGIPAGVVFFPDGNQTVGKGYDSRLQPWDRFPSSLEWHPMSYANCGNATCIAAQVQQVLSMAKPGTKVIPAIAGQWGKNVNGRPSLEAQMQAMRPFASQITGVSHFAYSWQDPEHDQQRKFCRVK, encoded by the coding sequence ATGTTTAACCGTCCCCTGAATATTGCAAAATCAATATTCTTTTGGCGGCGTCTTTTCGCTGCAATTGTCAGCAGCAGTTTGCTGACGCCATATTTTGTGAATCAGCCTGCGCAAGCACAGGAAGTCAATCAATATTGCCAAATATCAGCAGCACAAGCGCAAGCAAAAGAAAAATTACGTTTGTCAGCCCTGCAAGGTGATCAACAAGCGCAAAACCAGTACCAGGAACTTGTGCGCCAACATAAACAAACTGTACAAGAATGCCGAAATCGCAACTGGCCACAAGTGCAAGCAATCTGGTTGCGTGTATATCCCTGCGACATTCAGCCGGGTGAAATCGACAGAATTATGGATCGAATTGTCAATCGGGGCTATAACCAAGTTTATTTGGAAGCATTTTACGATGGACAGGTATTATTACCAGCAGCAAGTAATTCTACAGTATGGCCTTCTGTAATTCGCACACCAGGAGCAGAAAATACTGATTTACTGTTGAGGGCAATTCAAAAAGGACAAGAACGGGGTTTAAAAGTCTACGCCTGGATGTTTACGACTAATTTTGGTTATACGTATGCCCAGCGTCGTGACAGAGAAGGAGTGATCGCTCGCAATGGCAAGGGTCAAACCAGCTTGTATGTTGTTGATGATGGTTCTCAAGTATTTATTGACCCCTACAACTTACAAGCAAAGCGTGACTATTACCAGATGGTACAGGAAATCTTACGTCGTCGTCCTGATGGCATACTGTTTGATTATGTACGTTATCCACGACAAGCAGGGGCTGATTCTATAGCCACTAAAGTTACAGATTTGTGGCTATATAGTGAAGCTACCCAACAAGCATTGTTTCAACGAGCGCAAAATAATAAAGGCTTAGAATTAATTCGCCGCTTTTTGAGTAAAGGATACGTGACAGCAGGAGATATCAGTGAAATTGATAAACTTTACCCCCAAGAAGGAGAACCAATGTGGCAAGGGCGTACACCACCGCCACCAATAGAACCACCATCACCCATAGCACAAAAAGCGATCGCTGCGGTAATTCCTCCCATACAAAGACAACCAATCCTCCAATCAGAATTATGGCAACTCTCTGTTGCTCATGCCATGCAGGGTATTCTGGATTTTGTCAATCTAGCTGCTTATCCTGCCCAAAAGCTTGGTATTCCTGCGGGGGTAGTGTTTTTTCCAGATGGCAACCAAACTGTTGGAAAAGGTTATGATTCCCGCTTACAGCCTTGGGACAGGTTTCCCAGTTCCTTAGAATGGCATCCGATGTCCTATGCTAACTGCGGCAATGCCACTTGTATCGCAGCACAAGTACAGCAAGTTTTAAGCATGGCTAAACCAGGTACTAAAGTGATTCCTGCGATCGCTGGTCAATGGGGTAAGAATGTTAATGGTCGCCCATCACTAGAAGCGCAAATGCAAGCAATGAGACCATTCGCTTCCCAAATAACAGGGGTAAGCCATTTTGCTTACTCTTGGCAAGATCCGGAACATGACCAACAACGGAAATTCTGTCGAGTGAAGTGA
- a CDS encoding 5-formyltetrahydrofolate cyclo-ligase, with amino-acid sequence MEKPQLRRSLLKQRQSMSVAQWKQKSDRICTNLFSLPQFIQAKTVLAYFSFRQEPDLSLLFENTLAKIWGMPRCVGDSLLWHQWTHYEAVQIGDYGIPEPAPNAPIISYEQVDLILVPCVACDHKGYRLGYGGGYYDRLLAAPEWANKSTIGIVFDFAYLPQLPIDPWDKPLHAVCTETKLVVSCYTNLKKEYNTWII; translated from the coding sequence CGATCGCTTCTCAAACAACGTCAATCAATGTCAGTTGCACAATGGAAACAAAAAAGCGATCGCATTTGCACTAATCTTTTCAGTTTACCGCAGTTTATCCAGGCAAAAACAGTACTTGCTTATTTCAGTTTTCGTCAAGAACCTGATTTAAGTCTCTTATTTGAAAATACTCTTGCCAAAATATGGGGAATGCCTCGCTGTGTCGGCGATTCATTATTGTGGCATCAATGGACACATTATGAAGCAGTACAAATTGGGGATTATGGTATTCCCGAACCTGCTCCCAATGCCCCAATTATAAGTTATGAGCAAGTAGATTTAATACTTGTGCCTTGTGTTGCATGTGACCACAAAGGCTATCGCTTGGGTTATGGTGGAGGATATTATGATCGCTTGCTTGCTGCACCTGAGTGGGCAAATAAATCCACTATTGGCATTGTCTTTGATTTTGCTTACTTACCCCAATTACCAATTGACCCGTGGGACAAACCTTTACATGCTGTTTGTACAGAAACAAAGTTGGTTGTTAGTTGTTATACCAATTTGAAAAAAGAATACAACACATGGATTATATAA